Genomic window (Sulfurimonas sp.):
ATCTATAAGTTTACAAATCATTGCAATATTTATAGCTTTTAACGCATCTACTCTTTATGAGTATATGTTTGTCTTTTTTCTAGTTGGTGCTGCACTAGATGGAAATCGCATAGCATCTGGAAACCTTATTTTAGCCCTTGCACCTGCTGATAAAAGACCTGTATATGTTGCCTTGCAAATAAATATCATCTCATTTGGATTGTTTTTTTCACTTGTTGGGGGAGTTATTTTACACTTTTTTAACTACACTATTCTTTATAGCACAGCAAGTGCTATGCTATTTTCATCACTATATTTTTCTTTTAAACTAAAGGATTAGTAAAAGCTTTAGATGCCAAAAAAGCTTTTGATGAAGGCTCTTTCTTTTGGTGTTTCTATAAGAATTTTGACCTCTGTGTCATCATCTCTTGTGATAATAACATCGTTTCCTTCAACTCTCATATACTCTTTTGCCCACTCTTTATCAAGCTCATCTAAACGATGAAGTATCTCAGCATTACTTGGTTTTTCTTTTTCATCAGTTAGCTTATTTAAAATAGCTAAACCACCCATTCTTTTTTCTAGTTCGTAAGGACTATAAACCTTTATGGCTTTATAAATTCTCTCTTCTTTTGCCTCTGGCATCGCTCTTTTCATAGACAAAACACCCATAATTAAAAAACCAGCCAATAAAGCAAAAACAAAAATCTTTTTTACTAAACTCATTTCACTTTTTTCTTCACTCATTTACTACTCCAATTTTGTATATAATTTTTTGCTTTTTCATCTAACATTTTCATTCTATCTTTACCTTTTGGCAATGTTTTTCTTAGATTTTTCATCTCTTTTAAAAAATCACCTATGCTATCTGGAATAAGATTTTGCAAATAAATACGAAGATGTTTTGCCATCGCAGGTGACGCTCCTGAGGTAGATACGGCAATAGTTAAATCATCTTTTTTTATATAAGATGGGAAAATAAAATCACAATAATCAACAGAATCAACAGAATTACAAAGACAATTATACTTTTTTGATTCGCTAAAGATTTCTGCTTGAAGTGGTATATCATCAACAGCAACAATAACTATACCAAATTCTGAGATATCCCCTTCTTTATAAGCTCTTTTTTCATAATGAAGCTTATTTTTTTTAATAGCACTAGACATATCATCTGATAAGTCTAGTGCTATTATAGAGATATCTTGTGTGAAATCTAAGAGATGATCTAACTTTTCATAAGCTATATAGCCACCACCAACGATAAGTATTTGTTGATTGTCAAGTTTGATAAAAGCAGGAAAATAAGCCATAATTCTCTTTTAAATTTTTAACGACATAATAGCATAATTTAAAAAATTCTAAACTTGACAAACATCAACTCAGATTAATAAAAATTAGCTAAAATCCTCTTAACTAAATTTAAAAATAAAGATAATAAATATGAAAGATGAAATACTATCGAGAATACAAAAAAAGTTTCCACTTGTCCCAAAACCTTTTGAGACTATTGCAAATGAACTTGAAATGAGTGAAGCTGAAGTTTTAGCAATCTTGCAAGAAGAAAAGCATAAAGGTATAATCCGCCAAACTTCTGCTATATTTGACACAAAAAGATTAGGCTATAAATCATCTCTTGTAGCATTTAAAATCGCAGAAGATAAAATAGATAGTGCAGTAAAAATCATAAATTCACACCCAGGAATCTCTCACAATTACGAGAGAAACCATGAGTTCAATATTTGGTTTACTCTTGGTATCGCTCCTGATTCTACACTAGGACTTGATAAAACTGTTGAGATACTTGCAAAACTAACAGAGGCAGATGACTTCATTATGCTTCCAACTCTAAAACTTTTTAAAATTAATGTTAAATTAAACACAACTGGCAAAGATGAGAAAAAAGAAAAAGTTAAAAAAGTTATTCATACTGAGATAGAGATGACACCCCTACATAACGCAATAGTAAGAACGGCACAGTATGATATAGAGATGATAAGTGAGCCATTTAAAAAGATTATTGATGATTTAAATATTGACTATGATAAGTTTTTCTCTATTTTAAGAGAACTTCAAGATGCTGGAATAATGAGAAGATTTGCATCTATACTTAATCATAGGAAAGCTGGTTTTAATGCAAACGCGATGGTTGTTTGGGATGTTGATGAAGGAGAAAAAGGCAAAGCTATCGGAGAAATAGCGGCAGCTTTTAGCGCTGTTAGTCACTGTTACCTTCGCCCAAAATATCCAAACTGGCAATTTAACCTTTTTACTATGGTTCATGGTAAAACAAAAAAAGAAACTAATGGTATAATTGCTGAAATGGCACAGGAAATAGACTCAAAAACTCATATGCCTCTTTATAGCTCAAGAGAGTTTAAAAAGATACGCATAGAATACTTCACCCCAGCAATTGAAGCTTGGGAAGAACAATATAGTAAATAGGAAAAATAAATGGAACTTTTTTTTGAATTAGAGATAGTATATCTTATCATTGGTGCTTTTATATTAACAATAACAGCTATTGTAACTACTAGAGATTTTATGCCAAAGGTTGCTTTTAAAAGAGGCATGTTAGGTGTTGGAGGATTTTTAACTTTGATGATTTCTTTTCACTTCTATATGACAACCACAAGAATGGAAGGCGTAAAAGAGATTTTTAACAACAATGAAACTATCATTTGTGAAAACAAAATGCGTAGAACTATTTCAAGATCAGTTTTACTTTCTAAAGAATTAGGATGGAGGCTTGAAGGCGATAAGTTTAAAAATGATGGTTATGAGCGTGATTTTCATACCTCAAGATGTATAGAATTTGATGGAATAGTACCTAAGTAGATGCTAGCAATTTTAAAACGATACTCAATGGCACTTATTTTTCTTTTCGTTGTTGTTGTTCTTATGTTAGCTGGAACTTTTGGTGTTATGAGTTTTGCCAACGGCATGGTTAAAGAGATGGGAATAGAGATGAAACCAAGAGGGGAGGATATGACTAAATGAGTTTAAATATTATACTTGTTATTGGTGTTATTTTAAGTATTGGTTTTCACTTTATTGGTGTTTATGCAAATGCAAAAAAAACAATATGGTTGATGCTTGTCATTATGTGGGCAGGTTCTTTTAGCATAGCAATGAATGAAGTTAAACCAAGTGCTTATGATGAAGTTAAAAAAATAAAAGGTCAATTTGAAGACACAGATAAACTCATCCAAGATGCTGGAACTGAGATGTCTTTATATGATTTTTTACTAATTAAAAAAAGTTACATTAAAAATAATCCTAAAAAATGATACAGCTTAAAAGCATCTCTATCATTGGTTGCGGTTGGTTGGGTAAACCGTTAGCTAAGACTCTTGAAAAAGAGTCTAGAGTCCAGTGTTTTGATAGAGAAAAAACTTCAGACAACTCCTCTTTTTGGCAAAACGACACAATAATAATTGCAATAAATACAAAAGATAACTATCTAAAAACTCTACAGAAAATCGCAAAACTCAGCTCTACTTCTTCAAATATCATCTTGTTAAGTTCTATCTCTGTATATAGAGAATTTAACTCTATCTTAGATGAAAATGTAGATATAACACAAAAAAATCTTCAAAAAGAAGCAGAAGAGTTAATGCAAAATTTAAGAAAAAATCTTCTTATTTTACGACTTGGCGGTTTGATGGGCGAAGATAGGATCTCTGGAAAATGGAAAAAAGTATCTTCGTTTAAAGATGGACCTGTAAATTATATACATCGTGAAGATGTTATAAACATAATAAAAAAGTTGCTTAAAAGTGATGTGAAAAATGGGATTTTTAACCTTGTCGCACCACAACATCCCCTTCGTTCACTTGTACATGAACAAAATGCAAAAAACTTTGGTTTCATGCTAGGGAGTTTTAAAGAAAAAACTTCTAAAATAATCAACTCTGATGCTATCATCAAAAAACTAAACTATACTTTTTTATATCCAAATCCATTAAAGTTTTGGAACTAATCATAAAACTTGAGCAAACTCAGCATAATTATAATAAAATTATATTATAATTATAAATATTGATTATCTAAAGGAAAGATTTTATGAAATTTTTTTTTATACTACTTATGACACTAAGCTCCATTTTATTAGCTTCAGATACTACGCAAGAAACAAAAATGGATAAAGAAATTCAAAAACAGATAGAAAAAGAAAAGAGGTATGCAAAAGAGCAAACTTTTTATAAAGGCAAGGATTATAATCTAAAAAGTTTTGAAGTAAATCCTGATGCCATAAAATCTATCCCAAAATCAAATATTGACTACTCTGACGGTGATAATGTTTTAGAGATGGACTAAAAGAAATATTTTAAAAAAGGTGATACTATATATATTATTACATAATACTTTTATATCTCATCACGAATAATCTCTTTTAGTTTATGAGTCAAAATTGTATCTCTATCACTCTTTGCATACATTGTAACAAGATATAAATTATCTCCATTGACATAGTATGTCACAACTCTAAAACCTGCTCTTTTACCCGTTGGTATAGATGAGTTTTGAAGTCTTACTTTATATAGTCCACTTTCAAGAGCTATCCCTAATTCTGGATTCTTACTAAGTTCTTCGATTAGAAGAGATAAATCTTCTTTTATTTTTGGAAATCGTTTCTTTAATTTTTTAACATCTTTATCAAACCGAGGAATGGTTTCAATGCTATAATTCATCAAGTAGTTCTTTTACAGGTCTTGAATGTAAATCGCCATTATTAACAGCTTTAATTTCTTCTAATCCTTCTCTAAAATTACTTATTACTTCTTTTTCATTTTGAGAATTTAATTTTAAAACTTCTACGCCATCGCTTTTAAAATGTTCTAACATCCACAGAACTTTATCTGCGATAGATTCATTTTTAATATCTATTGCTAATTGCATGAGGTCTCCTTTTTGAATATTTTTATAATTTAGATTATAGCATGTTAGTCATTTCACTACAACAAAATACACATTACCCGTTCCACTATCCACGATATTGCTTTCCCGTATCGGGTGGAGTCATTGGAGCGGTTAATTGGTATGTGAGTATCATCTGTCTCATGAGTGGAGTTAATAATTAAGATAGTGATTTTAAAGAGTTTAAGAGGTACAGAAAGTCAACACAGTTCTATTATTTGTTAAATAGTATATAATGTTGATTATGATTAGCATGAAGGCTTATAATTTAAAAAGTTTTGAAGTAAATCCTGATGCCATAAAATCTATCCCAAAATCAAATATTGACTACTCTGACGGTGATAATGTTTTAGAGATGGACTAGAAACTAATAAGTATTTATCTATGGTGGTCGAGGTGAGATTCGAACTCACGGTGGATTTGCACCCACACAACCTTTCCAAGGTTGCACCATCGGCCACTCGGACACTCGACCATATATTAAAAAGAAACCGCATCTTACCTTTATCATTCTTAAAAATCAAATTTTTATCTTATTTTAGATAAAATCACATATTATTTCACAAAGGATAGGAATGCTAAGCATTGCTTCATTTTTAAAACTCTTAAAAGAATCATTTAGAGATTTATTGCCTATCATTCTTGTTATTATGTTTTTTCAACTTGCCATCATTCAAAGTGTACCTGAAAACTGGTTAAGCACTTCTATTGGACTTGCTATTGTTGGTGTTGGACTTGCTGTTTTTCTTTTAGGGCTTGAAGTTGGTATCTTTCCTGTTGGGGAAGGTCTTGCTAGTGAGTTTGCAAGAAAAGGCTCCACAAAATGGATAATAATATTTGCTTTTATGATTGGTTTTGGTACTACTATCGCCGAGCCTGCCCTTATTGTCATCGCACAAAAAGCTGCTAGTATTAGTGCGGGGCGAATAGATGCTACATTTTTAAGACTCGTTGTTGCTTTTTCTGTTGGCTTTGCCATTGTTGTTGGTGTTTGGCGGATTATAAAAGGTCATCCTATCCACTACTATATCATCTCTGGATACATCATGGTTGTAGCTGCAACAGCCTTTGCACCAAAAGAGATAGTTGGTCTTGCTTATGATTTAGGTGGAGTTACTACTTCAACCGTAACCGTTCCCCTTGTAGCAGCTCTTGGGATCGGTCTAGCATCTACCATAAAAGGTCGAAATCCTGTTTTAGATGGTTTTGGACTTATTGCATTTGCTTCTTTAACTCCTATGATATTTGTACAGTTTTATGGAATTTTCGTATATGAGTTTGTAGATGCAACTACAGCTATAACCACTCAAATAACAGAAATTCCAAAAACACCCTTAGCATTTGACTTTAAAATTCTTAGTATTTTGCAAGGTCTTATAGATGTTATCATTGATGTTCTGCCCATCTTGGGAATTATAATCTTTTTTCAATATGTAATCCTTAAACAAAAAATCGACAATCTAAAAGAAGTTATTATAGGTTTTGGTTTAGTTATTCTCGGTCTAGATGCTTTTGTAGTTGGCTTAGAAATGGGTTTATTTTCTGTTGGTGAAACGATGGCGTTTGAGCTAACTCAATATGACAACAACTTTATCATATACTCTTTTGGTTTTCTTATTGGTTTTTCTACAACTATGGCGGAACCTTCCCTAACTGCTATTGCAAAAAAAGCAAAAGAAATTAGTGATGGCAAGATAAATGACTTTGTTCTTCGTCTTTTTGTTGCGCTTGGTGTTGCTATTGGTATTTCCCTTGGAGCATACAGAATTGTTGTTGGTGGAGAAATTGTTTACTATATCATGGCAGGTTATCTTTTTGTAATAGCTCTTACTTTTATTGCACCAAAATATATCATCCCCATAGCTTATGATAGTGGTGGTGTTACAACATCAACTATCACTGTTCCTCTTGTTGCAGCTCTTGGTCTTGGACTAGCTACAAACATAGATGGAAGGGACCCACTTATTGATGGATTTGGTTTGATTGCTTTTGCTTCACTCTTTCCTATGCTTACCGTTATGCTCTATGGTATCATCACCGACAGGATGGGAATAAAAGGTGTTCAAGAGATAGAGGAAATGCATAAACATGAGCTCCAAGATGCCATCGAACATGCTTATGATATGGGGCTCTCAACTATCAACATAGAAGGAACGGGAGAACGGCACTCCTATAAAATGCCTTTTTCAGCAGTTCATGTCATAGTACCTAAAAAAAATCAAGATAAAGCTCTTATGGCCGCTCGTGATGCAGGTGCTGGAGGAGTGACTATTATGGATGCTCACGGTATGGGACTTCTTGAAATGGACAACTTTTACAAACGACTTTATAGTGAGCCAACAGATGTAAATCTAATGTTTGTCGTTCCTAGCAAAAAAGTTGATGCTATTATACTTGCTGTGATGAGAAAACTAGATATTGTAGGAAAAGGAGATGGTGTATCTTACTCTTACCCAGTATCGCATCTTAAAGGCTTAACTCTAAAAAGTAGTGATTTATAAGTTTTATTTTAAAAGGTCCTTGTAATCATATTTAGTTAAATTGATATAGTATTTTTTCCCTATTCTTATGATTCTACTATCAGATTTAGCTACCTTTTTAAATCTCTCTTTTATCTTTAAACTCTTCTTTTTTGAAATATTATTATTTTTTAGATAACTTTTTAGAGAAATCGGTGTACCTTCTTTTTCAGCTTGTGCTTCTATTTCTACTTCTACTAACTCTTCTTCATCTGGAGCATTAAGTAAAAACTTTGATGAGATAGTATTTAGTATATTCTTTAACTGCTCATCTTTATCTTTATAAATTTGTTCTATTTTCTCTCGCTCAGATATTAGCATCTGCTCTTTTTGATCTCTTAGCGTTTTTGTTTCACCTTCGAGTTTTTCAACTTTTGTTTGTAACTTTTGGTTTTGTTCTTCTAAAAACTTATAATACTTAGCATCTGTATGAACAACAGATACTCTTCTTGTACTTGTTTTGTTAGTTGTTTGAGAACTTTTTGTTATAAGGACATACTTTATGCCATCTTCAACAACACTCTGTAAAGAGCCTCTTCTTATGCGGTTATGAATTGCCTCTTTTGATACACCAAGTTTTGTAGCAGCATCTGCTATACTCATTTTACTCATATCTATTACCTCATATTTTCAAAAACAAGTGGTGCTTCCCACTCACCTGAACGAATCTCTGCCATTACTTTTTGCAAGTCATCAAGATTCTTGCCCTTAACTCTTATAGCATCTCCTTCTATTTGAGCGTTCACCTTTAACTTCATCTTCTTTATCTCTGCTGTTATTTTTTTAGCTTCTTTAGACTCTATATAATCAACAACCTTAAAGGTCATTTTTCTATTGTTTCCAGAAGAATCTTCAACTTTCAACTCTTCTAAAACTTTTGAAGAGAGTCCTTGTTTTAAAAATTTTGCTACAACTATATCTTTTAAAGCATCAAGTTTATTATCACTAGATGCTATTAGAATAAGCGTTTTAGCTTTTTCGTTATATGTAACTTCATATGTAGTTCCCTTAAAATCGTAGCGATTAGCAACTTCTCTATCTACCATATTTATAGCATTTTTAAAATTTTGCATATCTATTTTTGCACTAATATCAAATGAGTGTTCTTTTGCCACAGTAATTCCTTAATTTTATTTCATAACAGTTTTTATTATTATAACATATTACTAAGTTTGTTAGTCGTTTTAAAAACTAGGACTTCCATCAAAAGAGCCAAAACTACCAAAAGAAGCAAAACTTGGGTCAGTGTATCCTAACATCATAGACTTTGAACGAAGTTTTTCTATATCTGCTTTACTTGAAATATCTTGTGGACAAACAAGCGTACATTCATTACAAAGCGTACAATCCCAGATACCATTTTTCTGCAAGGCATCTATCTTAGAAACCTCATCATTATCTCTAACATCACTCACATATCTCCAAACTTTTGTTAGTGAGAATGGTCCTAAAAACTCTGGATTTACTTCATACACGGGACAAGCACTATAACAAGAACCACATAAAATACAGTCACTTTGAATCTCATTTATTTTTTCATTTTCTTGAGTTGGTTTTACATCTGAAAGAAATGGATTTTGCCAAGCTTTTGCTTTTTTGTTAAACTCGTACGCCTTGTCCATATTCACAACTAAGTCACGAATTACTAAAGAGTTTTTAAGTGGTTCTATAAAATCATCTTCTTGTATTTTATATGAACAAGCTAAAACTTCTCTACCATTGACACGCATGGCGCAACTTCCACAAACACTACTTCTACATCCACTAGCAAAACTTAAACTTGCGTCTTGAGTCGTTTTTATCTTTTGTAAAACTTCTAAAAGAGTGGCATTTTGCATCTGTACTTCGTACTCTACTTTAGTTTGTCTTTGTATAAAAATCTTCATTTTAGCCCTCCATCTTCATATGGAAAATCTACTCTAAAATGAGCACCTCTACTCTCTTTTCTACTCATGGCACCAACTAAAATTAACTTAGCTATCTCTAACATATTTTTAAATTCTAAAAATTCTATAAGATTTGTATTATAAGTTTGTGAGTCATCTTCTACTCCCATTTTTGGAAGTTGCGATATGTACTCCTCAACTTCACTTAAAACCTCTTGGAGTCCTTTTTTATCTCTTGAAATACCAACATTTTTATAAAAAGAATTTCCTAGTTTTTCCTTTATCTCATAAAAATTTATCTCTATTTTTTTATGAAAACTTTCAAGTTTTATCTCTTTTTTATACTCTTGTGAAAGAGCAACATCTCTGTCATATTTAGCAGCATTTTCTCCCGCTTGTTTTCCAAAAACAATTAACTCCAAAAGAGAGTTTCCTCCAAGTCGATTTGCTCCATGGACTCTATGATTAGCACACTCTCCAACTGCAAATAAACCTTTTATGTTAGTCATAGAGTTTTTATCTACCACTATGCCTCCCATGGTATAGTGAGCTACTGGTTTTATAGGGATTAAATCATATACTGGGTCAATATTTTCATAAAATTTTGCTAACTTTCTCTCTTGTGGCAACTCTTCATCTATAAATTCTTCTCCCAAATGACGAATATCTAAAAAAATATCTTCACCTTTAGAAATCTCATCATTGATAGCTCTAGCTACCTCATCGCGAGGTAAAAGTTCATCTACAAACCTTTCATTTTTTGAATTTAGTAGATGCCCACCAGCACCTCTAGCACTCTCAGAAATCAAAATAGCTGTGTTTTTCAAAGCTGTTGGATGAAACTGCACAAATTCCATATCACTGACTTTAGCTCCTGCTCTTATTGCACTTGCTATTCCATCACCTGTCGTAGAAGTTGAGTTTGTAGAGAACTTGTCATAGATGCGACTATATCCACCTGTTGCTATTATGACTGATTTACTTTGGTATTGTTCTTGGATGCCGCTGCGTATATTTAAAATATTTGCTCCACTCACACCATTGGCATCTACACAAACATCAAGCAAATATCTCTCATTTAAAATCTCTATATCCAAACCAAGACAAACATCATAAAGTGTATGAAGAATTTTTAGTCCCGTATAGTCTTGGGCGTAACAAGCACGAGGGGCAGATGCGCCGCCTAGTGTTCTTTGTGCTATTTTTGCATCTTTAGTTCGTGAAAAACATACACCAAGTTTGTCTAACCATTCAACTGCTTCTTTTGCATTTTCACATAAAAATCTTACTGCTTCTTCGTTTGCCAAACCATGAGCAGATTTTAAAGTATTTTGTACATGTGCCTCAACACTATCATCTCCAGCATTACCAAAAGCCGCATTTATGCCACCCTGAGCCATACAAGTTTGACTTCTTGTTGCATACTCTTTTGTGACAATCACAACCTTAGCACCTTTTTTGTGAGCGTTTATTGCACTTACCAAACCTGCGCCTCCTGCGCCTATAATTAAAACATCACACTGTATCAATATTTTCTTTTTCCTCTATTTTAATTTTTATAGTAAAAACCGCTCCATTTTCACTATTTTTTACATCAATACTTCCATCTAGATGCTCTTGAATAATTTTTTTAGACATATAAAGTCCTAAGCCTGTTCCATTTTTTTCCATTTTTGTCGAAAAATACGGATCAAACACTTTGGATATTATTGATTCATCTATTCCACCTGCATTATCACTTATCTCTAAAGTGAAAAAATCATTTTCTTCATAGCTTTTAACTTTGATTTTTTTATCTTGTATATTATTTTGTTCCAGCTGTTCTCTTGCGTTGTTTAAAATATTTAACACCACTTGCATAAATTCATTTTCATAAAGTTTTACAAAACTTTTTGCATCTAGACTTAAAGTCACATCTATTGCACAATTTACCAAATTATCCTCTATCAAACGACATGCTTTTACAATAGCTGCATCAACATTTAAAATTTTTGATTTTTTATCTGATTTATAATAGTCTGAAAAATCTGAAATAATCTGGCTTAAATTTTGAGTATATGCGCCTATCTTATCAAGTTTTTTATCTAAAAATTTTATAAATTCTTCTCTTTGTATCTTATCATCTAAATCATACTTTTCTAACTCTAATGTCATCTTTAATGCTATTTGAGTGCTTGAAATTGCTCCTAAAGGTTGTTTCCACTGATGTGCTATCATACTTAACATCTCTCCCATTTGGGCAAGTCTTGACTGGTGTAGCATATAAGCATCTTTTTTTACTATCTCTTGGACTGTATTTTCAACCTTTGTTTCTAAGGATGCATTTAATTCGCTAAGCTTATTTTGCAATTCTTCAAGTTCAAAATTTTTCTTCTTTAAAAGATATTGTCTATATAAAAATATAGCACCAGCGATAAATATAAATATAAGAAGTTTTTTTACACCTTCGTACTCTTTTTGTGTTGTATAATTTATAGAAACCCACTCTTTTAAAATCTTTTGAATATCTCTTGCTTCAAGGCTCAGCGCTACTTTTTCAAATATTGAAAAAAGTATCTTATCTTCTTTTATAACACCAAAACTGCTTGTCACACTATCATCAAATCGCCCAGAAATCTTTAAATCAAGCTTTGAATATTCTTGCATATAGTAAGCAGCAACCATCATAACATCTATAAAACCATAGTATTCTCCACTTTCTACTCCTTTATACGCTTCAGCTCTTGAAGAAACTAAATTTAATTTAATTTTTGGATATTTTAAAAGTAAATTTTCTACATACGAATTTCCCTCTACTACTACAAATTCTTTGTCTAAAACTGTCTGTATGTCTAATATATAATTTTGCGAATTGTTTGTCACAACAACAAGTGGATCATGGTGATACGAGGTTGTAAAATTAAGATATTTTCTTCTTGATGGAGTTGGTTCTACAATAGGAAGTAAATCGCACTCGCCTTTTTTTGATTTTTCTAAAGACTGTTGCCAAGTACCTGTTTTAACAAGTTTAAATGATACTCCTAAGCTTTTCTTTGCAATATTTAAAATGCCTGAGCCAATGCCAATAAACTTACCATCAACAACTCCGCTGTATGGTAAATAATCTGGCGGGACACAAACTCTTATCTCTTTTTTATTTTTAAGATACTCTTTTTCTTTGGCAGTTAAAAAAATCGAATGATTATCAAAAATAAAAGTAGATACATCTAGCTCATATTTTGTTAATCCCATTATTTTATAAACATCAAAAATTCTTATGATTTTTTTCTGCGTGATTGTTCCTAACTCTTGCTCATTTGCGTATGCTAGTTTTTTTAACTCTTTTGCCTCAAATTTTAGCGCATCTAAGGTTTTATTCTGAGTATTGTATTTTTCATATATGATTTTTACGGCTTCATCGATATGCTCAAAAGCGTATCTCCACCCCTTTAGTGAAGCCTCTTTAAAAGCATCTACTCTTAAGGGATTTCTTTGTGCCTCTTTCTCAGATGTAAATAAAATATCGCTATAAAAATCAAAACCAACTTTTTTTGGAGAAAATATTTTATACGCTATGCCTCTTTTTTCTAAAATATATGGTTCATTTGAGATATAACCTGCATATAAATCAATCTTTCCATCTATAAACTCTTCAAGATCAAAATTATGCTCTTTAAAAGTCATATCACTTTCACTAACTCCATTTGAAAGAATCATGGCATGTATAGATGCCGTTTCAACAACATTTTTTATAAGCATGAGTTTTTTACCTACAAAATCTTTAATACCTTTTATATTTGATGACTCTAGAGCTAAAAGGGTAAAGGGTGAAGACTGAAAGATAGCAGATAACAAAACTATCTCTTTACCTCTTGAGCGTTCTCGTATAAGACTTGAACGACCTACTCCATAAGTAGCGCGAGAACTTAAAACTTCTTCAATTGTATTCATTGAATACTTAAATCTTTTAATCTCTACATCAAGTCCCACATCTTTATAATAACCTTTTTCTTTTGCCATATAATAACCAGCAAATTGAAACTGGTCTAACCAAACAAGTTGCAGTGATACTTTGTCTAAAGGCTTTTGTGCAGCAGATAAAGACAAAAAAACTATTAATAACAGGGTAAAATATTTCATGGTAGATTATACCACAAGTGTTAAAAAGTAGTACCTTAGCACTCTAAGTGTTCCTGCAATTATAACAAACCAAACAAACTTCAAACGCACAAGACCACTAACAAAAGTTAAAGGATCACCAATGATTGGAAGCCAAGAGAGTAAAAGTGCGAAGTACCCATACTTATGTCCATACTCTAAACTTTTTGTTCCGATTTTAGATGTTAGTAGTTTGTTTTTTGTTTTATCATAAAGTAAATATCCAAGCCAGTAGTTCAAACATATGGCTAAAACATTTCCAATAGATGCAACTATTACTGCTCTGCTTGGAGGCATATCAGATGCCAAAGCACTCACAAAAGCTAGTT
Coding sequences:
- a CDS encoding YqaA family protein, with protein sequence MVEVALFLAAFLAATILPFSSELAFVSALASDMPPSRAVIVASIGNVLAICLNYWLGYLLYDKTKNKLLTSKIGTKSLEYGHKYGYFALLLSWLPIIGDPLTFVSGLVRLKFVWFVIIAGTLRVLRYYFLTLVV
- a CDS encoding ABC transporter substrate-binding protein — encoded protein: MKYFTLLLIVFLSLSAAQKPLDKVSLQLVWLDQFQFAGYYMAKEKGYYKDVGLDVEIKRFKYSMNTIEEVLSSRATYGVGRSSLIRERSRGKEIVLLSAIFQSSPFTLLALESSNIKGIKDFVGKKLMLIKNVVETASIHAMILSNGVSESDMTFKEHNFDLEEFIDGKIDLYAGYISNEPYILEKRGIAYKIFSPKKVGFDFYSDILFTSEKEAQRNPLRVDAFKEASLKGWRYAFEHIDEAVKIIYEKYNTQNKTLDALKFEAKELKKLAYANEQELGTITQKKIIRIFDVYKIMGLTKYELDVSTFIFDNHSIFLTAKEKEYLKNKKEIRVCVPPDYLPYSGVVDGKFIGIGSGILNIAKKSLGVSFKLVKTGTWQQSLEKSKKGECDLLPIVEPTPSRRKYLNFTTSYHHDPLVVVTNNSQNYILDIQTVLDKEFVVVEGNSYVENLLLKYPKIKLNLVSSRAEAYKGVESGEYYGFIDVMMVAAYYMQEYSKLDLKISGRFDDSVTSSFGVIKEDKILFSIFEKVALSLEARDIQKILKEWVSINYTTQKEYEGVKKLLIFIFIAGAIFLYRQYLLKKKNFELEELQNKLSELNASLETKVENTVQEIVKKDAYMLHQSRLAQMGEMLSMIAHQWKQPLGAISSTQIALKMTLELEKYDLDDKIQREEFIKFLDKKLDKIGAYTQNLSQIISDFSDYYKSDKKSKILNVDAAIVKACRLIEDNLVNCAIDVTLSLDAKSFVKLYENEFMQVVLNILNNAREQLEQNNIQDKKIKVKSYEENDFFTLEISDNAGGIDESIISKVFDPYFSTKMEKNGTGLGLYMSKKIIQEHLDGSIDVKNSENGAVFTIKIKIEEKENIDTV
- a CDS encoding succinate dehydrogenase/fumarate reductase iron-sulfur subunit, with amino-acid sequence MKIFIQRQTKVEYEVQMQNATLLEVLQKIKTTQDASLSFASGCRSSVCGSCAMRVNGREVLACSYKIQEDDFIEPLKNSLVIRDLVVNMDKAYEFNKKAKAWQNPFLSDVKPTQENEKINEIQSDCILCGSCYSACPVYEVNPEFLGPFSLTKVWRYVSDVRDNDEVSKIDALQKNGIWDCTLCNECTLVCPQDISSKADIEKLRSKSMMLGYTDPSFASFGSFGSFDGSPSF
- a CDS encoding FAD-binding protein, yielding MIQCDVLIIGAGGAGLVSAINAHKKGAKVVIVTKEYATRSQTCMAQGGINAAFGNAGDDSVEAHVQNTLKSAHGLANEEAVRFLCENAKEAVEWLDKLGVCFSRTKDAKIAQRTLGGASAPRACYAQDYTGLKILHTLYDVCLGLDIEILNERYLLDVCVDANGVSGANILNIRSGIQEQYQSKSVIIATGGYSRIYDKFSTNSTSTTGDGIASAIRAGAKVSDMEFVQFHPTALKNTAILISESARGAGGHLLNSKNERFVDELLPRDEVARAINDEISKGEDIFLDIRHLGEEFIDEELPQERKLAKFYENIDPVYDLIPIKPVAHYTMGGIVVDKNSMTNIKGLFAVGECANHRVHGANRLGGNSLLELIVFGKQAGENAAKYDRDVALSQEYKKEIKLESFHKKIEINFYEIKEKLGNSFYKNVGISRDKKGLQEVLSEVEEYISQLPKMGVEDDSQTYNTNLIEFLEFKNMLEIAKLILVGAMSRKESRGAHFRVDFPYEDGGLK